One segment of Pan paniscus chromosome 20, NHGRI_mPanPan1-v2.0_pri, whole genome shotgun sequence DNA contains the following:
- the LOC134729657 gene encoding uncharacterized protein LOC134729657, with protein sequence MVSGRWASPRQARASRQPLQAQVVLKSASPGPASQQVSKLFWLNSCPAPNCLCRPRTFSSQALRAHFLPPGGLYRPSNGWRTASAGPALASQGPLQAQLLPPRRPPGANSRVACGLLGGRQGLGPGRSRWGESWAWRLPWEATVGSADARLQPELGLFSHWEKGCGSEELGCRNFGVYKRRRELSQKSLFAGRREMQPGGTAGPCGRRRPGLLKLASQTHLQPPGVLSGPSSSSRLHLQAGLWADSRSQQRLWTQLLPSSQRPW encoded by the exons ATGGTCTCCGGTCGGTGGGCTTCTCCACGCCAAGCTCGGGCCTCCCGGCAACCGCTGCAGGCCCAAGTTGTCCTGAAGTCGGCCTCTCCCggccctgcctcccagcaagtaagcaagctcttttggctcaactcctgcccagctcccaactGCCTTTGTAGGCCCCGAACTTTCTCCAGCCAAGCtctgagggcccacttcctgccTCCTGGTGGCCTGTACAGGCCCAGCAATGGTTGGAGAACAGCTTCTGCAGGCCCCGCCCTTGCCTCCCaggggcctctccaggcccagctcttgccGCCACGGCGGCCTCCTGGGGccaa TAGCAGGGTCGCATGCGGGCTGCTGGGAGGTAGGCAGGGACTTGGGCCCGGGAGGTCACGGTGGGgcgagagctgggcctggagactcCCCTGGGAGGCAACAGTGGGGTCTGCAGACGCCCGTCTCCAGCCGGAGCTGGGACTGTTCAGTCACTGGGAGAAGGGATGTGGGTCTGAAGAGCTTGGTTGCAGAAACTTCGGGGTCTACAAACGCAGGCGGGAGCTGAGCCAAAAGAGCTTGTTTGCTGGGAGGCGggagatgcagccaggaggaacagcTGGGCCATGCGGGAGGCGGAGGCCAGGCCTCCTCAAGTTGGCCTCTCAGACCCACTTGCAGCCTCCCGGcgtcctctccgggcccagctcttcctcccggctgcATCTCCAGGCTGGACTCTGGGCCGACTCCAGGTCCCAACAACGTCTTTGgactcagctcctgcccagctcccagcggCCCTGGTAG
- the LOC117977638 gene encoding putative uncharacterized protein FLJ44672, which translates to MLLPPGSLSRPRTFSSQPLQTKLMTHNGLFRPIPYVMAVSTDEATASQQPPQAQLHRYNGLFRPSSCLPAFSPGPELSQVDLTRPSSCFFAASLGPAPASWWPLQAQPLPPVGLYSPNICLTADSSRPASASLWTPQAKLPTFQQLLHTQLLPPSGLFGPSSCFTRAFPGPTFVSWQPSLARFLPVSQQPRQAQVLHHTGLSTSSLCLMVASPGPTPVPGRHLWAQNLLKSDSLVPTAASWWPMKAQNLLKLTSPGPAPASC; encoded by the exons atg ctcctacctcccggcagcctctccaggcccagaactttctccagtcagCCTCTACAGACCAAGCTCATGACTCACAATGGCCTATTTAGGCCCATACCCTACGTCATGGCAGTCTCCACAGATGAGGctactgcctcacaacagcctccacaggcacagctccatcgttacaatggcctctttagacccagctcctgcctcccagccttctctccaggccctgaGCTTTCTCAAGTCGacctcaccaggcccagctcatgCTTCTTTGCAGCCTCTCTAGGCCCAGCTCCTGCATCTTGGTGGCccctccaggcccagcctctgcctcccgtcgGCCTCTACAGTCCCAACATCTGCCTCACAGCAGATTCTTCACGCCCAGCATCTGCCTCACTGTGGACCCCCCAAGCCAAGCTCCCAACCTTTCAGCAGCTTCTACACACCCAGCTCCTGCCACCCAGTGGCCTCTTTGGGCCAAGCTCATGCTTCACAAGGGCCTTTCCAGGCCCAACTTTTGTCTCATGGCAACCTTCCCTGGCCAGATTCCTGCCTGTCTCCCAGCAGCCTAGACAGGCCCAGGTCTTGCATCACACTGGCCTCTCTACATCCAGCTTATGCCTCatggtggcctctccaggcccaactCCTGTCCCAGGACGTCATCTCTGGGCCCAAAACTTACTCAAGTCAGACTCTCTAGTCCCAACTGCTGCCTCCTGGTGGCCTATGaaggcccaaaatctcctcaagttgacctctccaggcccagctcctgcctcctgtTAG